The nucleotide sequence TGCGTTTCGAAAATCAGAAAACACAAATGACGTATTGCGATGAGTAGTTCGTTAGCGGTTAGCGCGTTAGTTGGCCGCGCGCGCGACCTGTGGGACGTCGTCGTCGTGGGCGGCGGTCCGGCGGGCTTGGCGGCTGCGATCGTAGCGGCGGAGCAGGAGCTAGAGGCGCGGGTCCGATGGCGCGCAGCGCGACCCGGCCAACTTCAGATCGATTGGTGTTGATTGGCGACGCGGCAGGAGGAGAGAAGATGGACGGCTTGGAGTCGGGAAGTGAATGGTCAATCGATTACGGTTGGCGCGCGCGGCG is from Candidatus Binatus sp. and encodes:
- a CDS encoding FAD-binding protein, with product MSSSLAVSALVGRARDLWDVVVVGGGPAGLAAAIVAAEQELEARVRWRAARPGQLQIDWC